The following are encoded in a window of Sulfitobacter sp. S190 genomic DNA:
- the rpsT gene encoding 30S ribosomal protein S20 yields the protein MANSPQAKKRARQNEKRFAVNKARRSRIRTYLRQVEEAIESGDKDNAAAALKAAQPELMRGVTKGVFHKNTASRKMSRLAARVKALG from the coding sequence ATGGCAAACTCCCCACAGGCGAAGAAACGCGCCCGTCAGAACGAAAAGCGTTTTGCGGTCAACAAAGCACGTCGTTCGCGCATCCGCACGTACCTGCGCCAGGTCGAAGAAGCGATTGAATCGGGCGACAAGGACAACGCGGCAGCCGCACTGAAAGCGGCACAGCCCGAGCTGATGCGCGGCGTCACGAAAGGCGTATTCCACAAGAACACGGCATCGCGCAAAATGTCGCGTCTGGCCGCACGGGTCAAAGCCCTGGGCTGA